A stretch of DNA from Cygnus atratus isolate AKBS03 ecotype Queensland, Australia chromosome 9, CAtr_DNAZoo_HiC_assembly, whole genome shotgun sequence:
ATGTGGCCAACCTAGACTTCTTTTCACCATCACCATCACAAACTGCCTCCACTGGGTGAGAGGACTCCCTCTTTAAGATTGCCTCGCAAATGCACCAcaataataaatgcaaaacaaatgactTCAGGCCAGCCCACTGGTCATTTACCATTTACGCTGCCTTTGTTTCACCAGGACTGGGGCTCCCCTCTGCAATTCTTCAGGAGGGAATATGGGGGGTGCCTTCACTGGCAGACTACGTCCCCAGCCTCACAGTGAAATGAAGGGTTGCACTGATGTAGCTCTACTACTTCCAGATTCAAGCTATCACCTCCATGTGGCTATGTGCTAAATGGACGAACTGGCTGGCGCACAGGTAGTTCAGAGGTCCCAGCACAACTCTTTTCCCCCATGCAGCTACCATAGGGATTCAGGCAATGCCCAGAGCCATCACGTATGGGAAGTGCACCTCCATGCCCCACTCTAGAATTTCGAATGCATGGGGACGATGGGAAGCACCCCCAAGTCCTGGCTTTAATGTTCCTTCTCTCTCTAGTAGGATTCCCATTGAGCCTCTAAGTAAGACCAGACTCTGTAACCactttctgtgtgtttatttcatttctaatacacaagaaaaacatacatAGATTTTCCAGacacagggaaaaggaaaaacagaatatttttaaggacCAGCTTCTTAGACACGTGACACAACAGGAACAGACTGACACTGAATCTGGGCTAGAAATGAAGAACATAAGAGGTGCACTAGCAAGCCTGTGTCAGTGCCTCTTCCTCAAATCTGTCATACACTGCAACCTAGCGAAGATTGGCACAGAGCTTATATGGATGGGGTTTCATTGTGCTCCCAAAGATAATGTCCATGTTGACTTCCTTAACTCCTTCTGGTAGGGTGAACTTGAATGTCTGCAGTAGGCTGCAGAAGATGATGAAGAGCTCCATCTTCGCCAGCACCTCTCCCAGGCATACACGGTGTCctgcagagggagaagggaaagagcaGTCAGTCCCCAGACAAATCTGTAGCCTGCATTTGCTTCCCAGCTTTTCAAAAAAGCATCACTCATTCTCATCAGGAAACAAAGGATTTGCTgaatttgacatttttctctcaaagtgACTGAACAATTGAGGTGTCTGCAGTTGACCATAAGCAGGATCTACCCAGACTACAGAAAAAGCTACCAGAGATGCTTCTCCCTAGTTTCACACTTTACTAACTAATCCCTAACTCCCTGCTGCTATGAACTCAGTTTCTGTCTCTTGATTCCAAATCAATCATATGAATCAAAAACTTTTCCCAATTTATCAATTAACTTTGTGTTAAGTTTGAGTAAGAGAGGTGGTGACAGGCTCTAAGGTGCAGTGGTTAGGCCTGGGATGTTCAAATTCCTCTTCCGCCCAGTATAGGCCAGGAACCATGAGGCTGACACTTTCACATCCCAGGTGAGAGCTCTGACAACCAGACTATTCATAATCCTGGCATGATCCTCaatagcttttgttttatttgttgtttaaaCTATTGATTGTTTACTCTTctataaacacacacacttaGTGAAAGAGTGTCTCCAGAAGCTCCCCAGGAAAGGCATAGCCATCTGGGATGCATTTGATACAGGTTCAAATTCCTGTATCAacaaatactgaattatttatgCACAGTAAATCAGCTCCAGCAGAGCATGCTGCCATGGAACCACCACTATAATAGCATAATCTGGCAGATGCAGAGGATGGCCAAGAACAGTGTAAGGACTTTAATCCCAAAATTATTGGCAATTCTAGGTCTTTACtccttttactttctctgcattttcacaAAAATCTAAGGTCAACAGTTTATATAATTACCAAACAAGTTATTTTCCaatcaaacattattttttttttggcctgagAAAACCATGTACTCCTATTATGGGATTCCACTCCCTTTGGTcttttccacaagaaaaataatacagcttCACGTTCACAGTCTAACCCACACAAACAGGTTCAGTTGTCAGCACACCTACCTGCTGAGAAGGCTAAGAAGGCCTCTCGGGTCACAAAATTGCCATCCTTGTCCAAGAAATGACCAGGGTTGAACTGGTAAGGGGTCTCCCAGTATTCAGGGTCAAAAAGAGTTGAATCTATATTTGCCATAACCACAGTACCCTGCAAAGAAGGGTAAAAGAGGCTCATTTCTGCCTCTCAATTTCTCAAACATCAAGAAGAAAAGGACACAAACCAATTCCAGCTATAGTTCAGGGCGCTGCTCTGCTAGTCACACAAAGAGGTAGCAGAactgaaagattattttattgggaacaaaaatgtttaatctcaaactgttttcttttcattgtctgtgtttgtgtgagtggttttgctgctttttgcttgtttctttgtttttcttttcaaaaaaataggTAAGAAACCTCAGTAGTTCAGTTTTAGGTATTTGCCTACTTTACTCCCTCCATGTCTCcttttttctattctgttaGCAAATGCAACATAATGAGGGGTGTAAGGTTCTTTAGCTTCTTATCCTAAATCTAGTAAAATGATTTTCCCACTTTTGACAAGCTTTAGCAGgtttacaaatggaaaacaaagcaccCTGCAAATGAAATAGTATATTTCAAATTATCTTTCTCAAGGTGAAGGGAATGAAGGTGTGCATGGCAAACACCATGGAGCAGTGCTGCATAGGAAAGTGTTTCCATGTGTGCCTTTGGGGAGGTTTGGCATTAAGGTTAAGTTTGGAAAAGCTGGATGAGTCAAGGAAACTTGCAGTAGATTTTTGTTTGAGGTCAGATGGCAGTTCAGGAGTTGCAGGGAAACATCTtcattatatttcaaatatgatgCCAGAGATGTAGTAATATGGAAGAGAAGCCCTAAGTGAATGAAATTGAGTTCATACTTGGTATTGTCTCAGGCAtcacaagtggaaaaaaattctaATCTCCCATTTGTCCACATAGCAGACAATATCCTGTCATTATCAATATGCTGACAACACTGTGCATTTCTGGTAACTCTTCTCTCAGATCTTCTGAAAGTTTAAGAACTCAAATGCTTATAAAGTACTTTAAAAGCACAAACTCTTGGAAAGTAAGAGTCTGCAACACTCTCTCAGGTTTAATTGCTGTGAAATTATGCTTTTGGTAAGCGTTTTTGCTCACTGTCCATGAGAAAAAGGCACAGGCCAGAGGGCATGGGAGTGAAAAAGCACTGTCAGTACTGTCACCAACAACCACTGAACTGTAAGGAAAAGTGGATGAGGGAAAACACGACTACGAGAAATTCAACTTAATGGCCAAAGATCATACTGGAATAGATAGGGTACCTTTGGAAGGTGATACCCCAACACAGTTGTATCTTTCACTACTTCTCTAGGAATTGTGATTAAAATAATGCTACTAAAGCGAATGATCTCATGAACCACGGCATTTGTATAAGGCAGTTTCTTCCGATCCTCATAGCAGATTTGATGAGAAGAACCCAGAACGACATCCAGCTCTTTCTGGACtttttctacagagaaaaaaaaatcctttatacACAGAACACCACTACAAGCAGtgatagaaaaaataagtaCGTAAATAAATTATATACTCACCATACcctaaaatgtaaatacatttatacAACTGTAGATACATTTACACAATTTTACTATTTGACTAAAATTTGGTATTTCCTAGTTTATAGGCTCTATGTTCAGATCATCTTTTCACAAGCCCAAAAGATTTATTGAGCTTCATagttaaaagaaagagagcaaacTGTAAATAAAGCAGGAGCTTCTTACTAATAGATTAATACAATTAATCAAGCTATTGTTTTTACTCTAGCTGAATACAGACTCACAGCACACTTAGCAACATTTTGTAAGGAAGCCATTGTATCAAACTGATACACAGATGTAATGCTGAGAATTGGGACAGGGTAATACCTAACCATCACTAATTGTTAACCTCTTTTGGCTGTTACCTATGCTTCAGTAAGTACCATACTTTACACAGTCTGAGAAAGGTCAGGATCAAATTTCAGGCTTAAAAGCTAGGCTAGTAATccaagagggatttttttttttttaattttattagaaTTTGAAAGCTACATGTGTGTACAGGGCTCTGTTCTTCCAGCCTTCTAGAACCAAAAGTAGTATGTCTTATGTAGCTCTAAATCCAAGCATTGAGAACATGTATTTGGCTTAGCGATTCACCACCACTGAAATCCCTGTatcaaatcatttaaaaatttttgaaACCAGTGTGCAACTTTGCACTTGTCTAGAATTTCTCAGGCATCTGTCTTCTCTATTCTTCTCTATTTAACATTCCATAAATtacaataaatgtatttcttatgtAGAAATCAACTGATGTCTCAGTTAACAAGcacaaataatgtatttgtttgaCATTTCAGATACAAGGAAAGAATCACTTTACCCTAACTCAAGTTCCTATCTCACTTTGAGTCTTTTCAACCAGACTATAATTTCTATTACATTCTTACAATACTAAAACAGTCTGTcaaaaatcaagacaaaatacacagaagacaaaatacaTCAGAAGCTGAACAaccctgaaattatttttaaatctctgtctAGAAATGTTCTACTTCACTggcttcttaaaaacaaagcttggAAATACgatgtcaaaaaaataaaaaaaaagaagaggggtGTGGAACAGAATTGTTCTACTTGAAACATCTCCATGTTTGTGTCTATAACTCACCTTGAATGTCAGGAAAAGCCACCATATAGAGCAGTGCCCAACGCAGAGTGGTAGCGGTGGTCTCAGAGCCACCCAGGAAGAGATCAAAAACAGACTGCaccatgttttcttcatcataAGTAGAATCTGGGACACTGTTAGCCTACAGGTGTcaatgagaaattaaataagAGTGCAGAAGGTACATCTGTCTAACACTGTATTTGCCCACTGAGACATGAAGTGATCACTGTAagtaaatacagtatttctagAAGATGGAGAAAATACAGCTACCTGAACAATAAAAAGATTTACGCAGATATTTTCTCAAGTAAATTCATAGATACTTTTCATTGCAAGTGCTACAGAAAGTGTCAGGATTCCAAGGTCCTATTACATTTAGAGCTCCTTGTTGCCTTACCGCTAACTTCCacatcagaaaaacaatatttcaaaAGTAGGTTTATCCCACCCTTGCCACTCCCTGCACATTTGCTGATTTCAGTTATCTCTCATGTGTTATGATTTAATGATTTATGCTATTTTTCAAGGCAGAGACTgccatcatttttcttttagatttttttcaataaccATACGGTCCTGCTAAGCACACAAAAGTTCAGTACAAAGCACAGAGAATAAAGCCAAacactgaaaagacaaaaagaatcAGAATTCAAGAGCCATCTAAATATTTACATCTTTAAAACCAACCATTGTCTACTCTTGTCTAAGGACTCCAGAGTATaacaaaaaaagatgtaattatTTTATCCTTCTAAAACAAGCCATTAAACTGactatttaaaattcatatttgaaTTTGACAGCAtggtttttaaactgaatttgtaGTGCTCTGTAATGATGTTGCTATGTGTAGACAGCTACGTGAAACGTGCAGGAAATCTGCTATGATATCATTTTTGTCAATTACAGCACAAATTACTCACTTTCTCTATCTGATCCAGGTAAAAGTCAATGAAATCTTCTGGTTCATCTATGGTGCCTTTTTCCCTGTGGTTTTTGATTTCCTGCCTTACAAAAGAACGAACAAAATCACAGCAAGATTCTACTTTTTGTAGAGGTCCCGGAAGGCATGCTAAAAGCCATTGGAAAATTTCATATATCTGTGGAGCAAGCATTCAACACAGACACTGTAAGTTACATGACATGACTAAAGCCATTATAGAGACACAATGCAgacatttttaatactgaattaCTGAATTAATTTCTCTAGGAAAAGCACTGCAGCAAAGAGAAACGTCATGTTTAGAACATGAATAGGTATTGACTTGTGGTAAATTAAAGTTGATACAATTTCTACCCTGGATTCTTCCTTATCCTTACTGCATAACCTCACTAGTATTTGCCCTGTTAATTCACCAACAGAGGAATCCAGTTTCACAGGTAAGTCTATTCTGTATGTGTTAACAGTAATAAATTTAATActaattaatattatatatattattacatAAATTGACACGGGTAGATACAGACAACgcaaaaacacaaacttttacTCCTGTAAAAAAGTATCACTTTCCACCTCAATAATACTGATCTTTTCATTACAAAAGAGTTCAGTATCCCAAGCACACTGCCTTTCCGGGGAAATTCTAAAAGTAATTATTTGTATTAGTTTAATAATGTCAAACCCAAAGCACTCCAGGCCCAGTTCACATTCAtgatcagtatttttaaatcagcatttATTGTAATTAAATAGTATACTATGATAATATATAATGCTGCAATTAATATTGCATGGCAATGCAATAAATATCATAttcaataatttattaatttgctTATTAAATGTGTCATTTTCTCACATAGTAACTGTAGCTGTTCCCAAAAGCCACTACACAATTGTATGCTTCAATCAGCTGGCGGAAAGTTTCATCCTGCAGGGAGAAACGATGTCCAAAGACCACAGCACAGATCACATTAGAGACAGCATGAACAATGGGGAATGAAGGGTCAACAGCTTCTCCTGCAAACAGAGATAAGCATTTGTCACCAAAATACTATCTTCTTTGCTACTTTGAAAGCAAGATCACAATgacattttataataaatatccCCTATGCTATTTAGACTGTTACACTGAAACCCTCAAAATTCACTGGCAAAGATAACAACAGATAAACCTCATTCAAAAATAAGGACAGAAAGGTGTCAAGTCTTTAACCCACccttatctgttttgtttgcttttctttttatttatttatttatttttaatcttggtGCTAATACCAAAATACACACTGCTGAGCTCTGATGGTACAAAAAGTTTTGATTGCACTTAAATTATATTACGTTCTAAATAATCTTGGCTGTACTCTAACCCCTGTCTTTTCTGGAACAAAACCAGTTTGTCTTTACCCTCAGTAGGTAGCCTGCATGACCCTACATCAAAATCAGGAATGCAGTTCCCAGGGCACCTTGTCAATGACATACCATCTTTGTCCTTGAAGAACTTGACCAAGTGATAGGCCTCGGTTTGTATCCCACGTTCCATTCCTTTATTCCCCATTCCAAGTTTCCGGAGAGTTGCAATTCCAAAACGTCTCTGATGTTTCCAGATGAGACCATTTGAGACCAGGATACCTTCAGTCATTAAGAATCAATTTTATGTTAATAGTCATATAACAGTAAATGACATACATGCTAAGAATTCTTCCTTCTCATCATGCTGCCACTCATGAAGAAGAGGCATACATTAGGCCACTGTTCTAGCAATAGTATTTtgttaaagacagaaaaaccaCCTTGGTTAATATaacccccagccctgcaaaaAGCCCACTACAGTCTCAGAACTCACACACGTGCCCAAACATCCAAGAGCAGTGGTCACAATAAAAGTCCATGCAGCAGGCTGCTACATGCTGCAAAGAGCGTGGGCTGGTGTTGCCTTCTCTTTGCCTGTTCTTTGAGCAGAAATGAATCTAAATCCGTATTCACATAGAAAGGCTTAGAGCCCAGCTCATGCAGTCTCATATAAGATCTCATTTACCTTCTACAatcttctaataaaataaatacttgtaaGCTATGTTTGCCAACATGCCTATACAGGCATTGTGTTCCCACAGATGTTGTCACGTGTCACCTCTGCAGGATTGGCAAAGAGAGCTTTCCTCAATAAACACTATGTTCAGGTTTCTACCACCTGAAAATACGATGGTGTCTCTCACCAAGCTGCTCAGAGCCAACAGACCTTTCTAAGGAGCATATTGGAGAGGTCCTGGGGGTTCCTACGCTTGTGCTTCTTAATCTTATACAAACCCTCTTGAGATCATCAAATCTCCTTACtggcaatatttaaaaaacaccacactTCCTTAACAGCTAGAGTTGATAACTGGTTCTGAGCACGTTGTCTGTGCTGCACTTAGTCTCTGGCTTTTGGGGGATGGATCCTGATTTTACCAGGCTGCTTGCAGCACACATTCAGCTTTCATCGTGACCCATGTCGTTCCTGGAAAATGAAGCCAGGGCAAGAACCACtgagcatttctgtttcaaatgcaGAACTCTATATATTCTCCATCCACCAAAATTCAGCAGTGGCTGGTGTAAATGATAGCACAGTAAGAAGCTTTGAACAAGGACTATTGCACCTACAGTCTCGCTAATATGTTTAAAGCTCCAGTGTCCTTCCTGTGCCTTGGGACATCCCAAAAGGCTACATCTTGTTCAACAGCTCTTTGCCTACATGCTTTGCCTACAGTGGCCTTTGCTGTAAGCAAACAACCAGGAGCATAAAGAATTACTTAGGCTCAGCTTACAGAGGAGGCTTCAAGCTCCAAATAAAGTGAACCTCACATGGATTATTTCAAATCAGGGCACAAGCTCAGACAACACTAATAATGGATAAATAAGAGACCTAGCTAGTACAAACGCTGCTGCTCTGGTAAGATTCTGGAATACGTGTGACAGCAGCACTTTGGAGACCATTTTGGAGACCATTTTGAGGGATACCACAGACTTGCCTTATATCAACCACCTGGAGCAGACCGAATGGGTGAACTAGGAACTAAGGACTTGTCAGTAGACAAAGTTCGTCCACAGATACAAACTTCTTACCTCTTCCACGTGAAAATTTGTTGAATACAAAGGTCTGTAGTCGCCCAGAAACATCCTCTGAGTTGACGGTGAGACCATCCTTCACAGCTTTGAATCCATAAAGCACCACCATAGGTTTgtgacccagccacagggtgcAGATGTTGCCATAGATTTTTGCTAGCTGTAGGTTTGACCAATGACAAAAAATACTCATTGGAGAAACACCAACCAAAGCACACACACGATGGGCTCCTCTCTTCCAACATGACATTACTGTGATAAACACCcccactgcaaaacaaaactattttgcctttttatatCCTGAACTCGGGAGTGAAGTTCTGTGCTCTCTCTGGGACCCCACTACTCACAGCAATGTGAATGATAAAAAGAACAGACGCTCTTGACCATTTTAAAGCTTAACTTGGGTTGTCTTTGCAAATTTAACATTTAGGAAAATGCCACAACTGAGTGCTTACAGATCCTATTAGGCTTCACAGGAAAAGTTCACCTGCCCATTCACAGTTATATTTTTCAACACCACGTTTCATTTCCTCAACCAAAAACTAGAACCTCTTAAAATTACACATTCCAATTGTCACTTCTCCTAGTACTACAGATTTCAAGATTCAATAGACCATCTCCCGTCTCATACAAAAGTACTGTCAAGCTGAGGAACGTGAACAGAGATCCCACCTCTGCTTGGCCAGCAATAGGGACTGGTCTCAAGCAACCCTGCGGATATTCAGCAAGGACAAAGTCCCTGCcttcacacaaaaaaacaatacagcTCTGTCCTCCCATAGTGATGAACACACACCCATTAGAAATGTTTGGCATCAATGTCTTTTAAGTTCCCTTTTCCTAAAGCCCATATTCTCCCCTTGCAGCCAGGTACCCCCTCACATACCGGTTTTGCTTAGCACCTAAAGAAAGGTTGGGACTTGAAAAAAATTTATCAACACATTGGATCATTTTGTGAAGTTTTGTCTCAGTGGAGGAGGCTGAACGCTGAAAGACCCTCAATTAACATGCTCAGCATGGACCCAGTTCTTCCCATGATTTCATTCCTTTCACCATCATTTACACCGTCAGTTTATTTGCAAGGAATCTGCAGATTTTACTTAACTTGTTTAGACATTTAATTGAACTTCCATGACCCACCTTCCCTCACAATGAAGTTCTCTCTACTACCATATTAGCCTACCAACAACCATCCCTAGTTTTTACACATTTTGCTCCTTTGTTCACATCCGCAAAAATACATACCTTCTTCAGGCTCCTATGATCAGTTCTAAAATTTATCCGCCAGATACCTCCAATGATGGGAAGTGGGATTGGTCCAGGAGGAAATCCACGACTTTTCCATTGCAATTTCAGGAACTGCACacccagaagaaacaaaattaggGATAGTAGTATTACACTTATCATTTCACACTTTAAACAACACTATCACTGAGAAAGCTGTTACAAATCTGTTGAACTGATTCTATATTGTTCTACTTAACTCTTCCCAAAGACAACCTCCTCACATTTaagctttctgaatttttctcctcccttcttccctacCACACTTCCCTATTCCAGAAAATGAGGAGTGTTCCCATCCTTGTATGTATTTAATACATCACTATGCTGCAATATGCTAATACCTGTCATTGCTTCAAGATCCAATAAAGGCTAGAAGGCAGACGCTTCAGACTTGCATCTTACATTCAGAAACATCCCTTTGAGCAATCAGTTTGATGGAATATGTCACTTGAAGGTCAGCTACATACTGACGAAGACAGGAGAACTGACCAGGTAGCATTCTCTGGGGCATTTACCCAAAGTCTAGGCACACACATCACTTCAGCACCGACAAAGCCAGCAAAAtgtggagggaggcaggagagagGGATAATCCGTTGCTCAAAAGGACATTATACTCACGCATACAGAATGACAGTGGATGACACAGGAGTTATCAAGATTAGTAGACCAAGCTTTAGGAAAAATGGGGTGAAATCTTCTGGAGTACCTAAGTGGAATGCTTGTTTTCAGGTATTTCCACAACTGCTCAACTCCATCCCATTCCTGCTGTTACATAAAGGTGTTTCTCCAACATATCCCTAACAGGTCATTCCAGCTGTGGCACTCAGGTGCCAGCAGCTTATTTGCACACCCAAGGAGGTTTtcctgttaggaaaaaaatatttgtaggcaaaacaaaaaccacacatgTACTAAGTCTGCAAGAACTCCAAAACTATGCAAAGCCACAGTCATCAGGTTTGGCATTCTGAAATTACAGTAATAATACTGGCTATCTTCACAGCAGCAACTGTAGGCAAAgtacttttttctctgtaacagactctgtaaaataaacagaaatgcatcAGCAGCATTCTGTAACGTTGCTAGTGCACACACAATTAACTTACAAGAAGCATGTTATCTCCAACTTCATTACATCTCCCTCAGGctataagagaaagaaaaacagaaaatatctgagTAAATAGTGCAATTcatacaaatgttttaaagctaATCCAAACGGGACAAAGTACCCTCACAGGCTTTCCACAGTTTCCACAGTCTGCAGGATCTTATCTTGCTGTTTTCATCTACAGTTCTCTTTCTCCATTAGTTTCATGGTGCCAATCATTGGATTGTAAGTGTTGCATTCTTGACCAAAAACATCACTATAAGCAGACTTGACCTTGTATAAGTTTTATACCTATTTGCAGATAAAGAACGGAATTCAGAAAATTAACAGGAAATCTTAACACAAGAATGCACAATACAAGACGTAAAAAAACGTAACTAATGAGATAAAGATcagaaaaaacatcttcaatACCAGttaattttaacaaaagcatGCTGTAGCCAACACACATTTATGGAATGTGTAACTTATGAAATTGCTAATTTTATAAACTAAGTCCTCTGTTCTTCCCCAGACATGTCTAGAGGAGAATTTCCAGCATGCTTGCTGGGTGAGGACCTTGCATAGGTCCTTCTACACACAGCAAGCTCCGTCATGAACAGTCTTCAAACAAACCTCACCAACTGGAGCTTCCTGCCTCTTCACAGGCATTGTACATCTGCTCCATTCAAATGATGGAGCAAAGGAAATTGGCAGGCATCTCACTCCTTTAGATGTACAAATACACACACCAAGAAGGACGAACCCTACACTTGTATAGTAGGACATCTGAAAACATATTGCTTCTTGGAATAACTCGTATCATGatgaagtacatttttaaaaagaattaccATCATCTGTGTCATTTCATCCTGATCCACACCAGATTTCTCATACATCCTAAAATTCTAATGTTTACATTGGTGTTACTCATCCACAGATGAATTATCTGGGAACATGAACACATACCTTGTTCAGACTCTCTTGATCAGCTCTGAAGTTTATATGCCAGATGCTTCTGATTATGCAAGATGGGTCTGGTCCCAGATGcagaattagaaaagaaatatgaacaGAGCCTCACTTGTCATCAGAATTCCACTAGTACTTTACAAGGCCACTCTGactctgataaaaaaaaaaaaatgaggaactCAATTTCCATTGATTTATTACATCTgtcttaaacatttttgtgatGTATTTCTGTCTCACTCCCGTTCTGAGTGAATGCGCTGTTGAGGGCATGTAGTGTATCACTAACTTGCAAGTACAAATCACTATTGCCTGACACAAGCCTTATTTAAATAAGGGCATTCACATTTCATTATGATGGACTGAAAGGCCATAAAACCATTTTACTTACAGGACGAAGGTTATATTCTGGTA
This window harbors:
- the LOC118247123 gene encoding cytochrome P450 2J2-like, producing MISVILLSLILFLLGVQFLKLQWKSRGFPPGPIPLPIIGGIWRINFRTDHRSLKKLAKIYGNICTLWLGHKPMVVLYGFKAVKDGLTVNSEDVSGRLQTFVFNKFSRGRGILVSNGLIWKHQRRFGIATLRKLGMGNKGMERGIQTEAYHLVKFFKDKDGEAVDPSFPIVHAVSNVICAVVFGHRFSLQDETFRQLIEAYNCVVAFGNSYSYYIYEIFQWLLACLPGPLQKVESCCDFVRSFVRQEIKNHREKGTIDEPEDFIDFYLDQIEKANSVPDSTYDEENMVQSVFDLFLGGSETTATTLRWALLYMVAFPDIQEKVQKELDVVLGSSHQICYEDRKKLPYTNAVVHEIIRFSSIILITIPREVVKDTTVLGYHLPKGTVVMANIDSTLFDPEYWETPYQFNPGHFLDKDGNFVTREAFLAFSAGHRVCLGEVLAKMELFIIFCSLLQTFKFTLPEGVKEVNMDIIFGSTMKPHPYKLCANLR